The Acidobacteriota bacterium genome includes a region encoding these proteins:
- a CDS encoding glutathione S-transferase family protein, translating to MTIQLYHCQGARSLRAVWTLEEMGIDYDLHVLPFPPRVFKKDYLGTNLLGTVPYMIDGDVHMTESSGIAKYLVDRYGPTPLAVDVDDPEYGAYLNWLFYSDATLTFPQTLFLRYTRLEPEERRVPQVAEDYRKWFLGRLRLVEAATSDGRDFLCCGRFTIADICVGYGLKLAASLGIDDFGDNVRRYWTGLQKVPSYQRIREV from the coding sequence GTGACGATTCAGCTCTACCACTGTCAGGGCGCCCGGTCGTTGCGTGCCGTTTGGACGCTGGAGGAGATGGGCATCGACTATGACCTGCACGTCCTGCCCTTCCCGCCGCGGGTGTTCAAGAAGGACTACCTCGGCACCAACCTCCTCGGCACGGTTCCCTACATGATCGACGGCGACGTCCACATGACGGAGTCTTCGGGGATCGCGAAGTACCTGGTCGACCGCTACGGCCCGACGCCGCTCGCCGTCGACGTGGACGACCCGGAGTACGGCGCGTACCTGAACTGGCTGTTCTACAGCGACGCGACGCTGACCTTTCCGCAGACGCTGTTCCTCCGTTACACGCGGCTCGAGCCCGAGGAACGCCGGGTGCCGCAGGTCGCTGAGGACTACCGGAAATGGTTCCTGGGCCGGTTGCGGCTGGTCGAGGCGGCGACCTCGGACGGGCGCGATTTTCTGTGTTGCGGCCGGTTCACGATCGCCGACATCTGCGTCGGCTACGGCCTGAAGCTCGCTGCCTCGCTCGGCATCGACGACTTCGGCGACAACGTGCGGCGCTACTGGACGGGCCTGCAGAAGGTCCCGTCATACCAGCGGATCCGCGAGGTCTGA
- a CDS encoding enoyl-CoA hydratase-related protein gives MGNQPGTEYTLYEVRSGAAVITLNRPERRNALSPGLITEVYDHLTAAQADDAVRSIVITGAGKGFCSGADLKRQPGEGESDRIVPYPDLLTAIWEGEKPVIAAVNGHAFAGGLGMVAASDLVITAEEAMFSFSEVRIGVIPAIIAVVCLRKLGPHHGMRLFLTGDRFNGRQAVEYGLAHKAVPRDDLWSVVQEEIDAINLGGPTAVVECKKLVRAVPDISLAEGFELTQGWSRRMFQGEEAAEGMAAFREKRKPSWAVAVGSGGESS, from the coding sequence ATGGGGAACCAGCCGGGGACCGAATACACGCTCTACGAGGTCCGCAGTGGCGCGGCCGTCATCACGCTCAACCGACCGGAACGGCGCAACGCGCTGTCACCGGGTCTGATCACCGAGGTCTATGACCACCTGACGGCGGCCCAGGCCGACGACGCCGTCCGGTCGATCGTGATCACCGGCGCCGGAAAGGGATTCTGTTCGGGGGCAGACCTCAAGCGGCAGCCGGGCGAGGGCGAGTCGGACCGGATCGTTCCCTACCCTGATCTGCTCACTGCGATCTGGGAAGGTGAGAAGCCCGTGATCGCCGCGGTGAACGGCCACGCCTTTGCGGGTGGGCTGGGCATGGTCGCGGCCTCCGACCTGGTCATCACCGCCGAGGAGGCAATGTTCAGCTTCAGCGAAGTGCGGATCGGCGTGATCCCGGCGATCATCGCCGTCGTCTGCCTGCGCAAGCTGGGACCGCACCACGGCATGAGGCTGTTTCTGACCGGCGACCGCTTCAACGGCCGGCAGGCCGTCGAGTACGGCCTGGCCCACAAGGCGGTGCCGCGGGACGACCTGTGGTCGGTGGTCCAGGAGGAGATCGACGCGATCAACCTGGGCGGCCCGACGGCTGTCGTCGAGTGCAAGAAGCTGGTGCGGGCGGTGCCCGACATCTCGCTGGCAGAGGGGTTCGAGCTTACCCAGGGCTGGAGCCGTCGCATGTTCCAGGGCGAGGAAGCCGCGGAGGGTATGGCCGCTTTCCGCGAGAAGCGCAAGCCGAGCTGGGCCGTGGCCGTTGGCTCGGGCGGAGAGTCCTCGTGA
- the nrfD gene encoding polysulfide reductase NrfD → MTSEVQASAKALDGELLGRLDRRRPGLLVGSLASGALVLVFLYCWGYQITNGIGVTGINRPVFWGFYIINFVFWIGISHAGTLISAILRVTKAEWRRPVTRSAEAITLFALAIGGLFPLIHLGRVAIFYYMIPYPNSRMLWPNFRSPLVWDIAAITTYIIGSALYLFLPLIPDAAVMRDRAAAGLKKRFYAVLALGWRGTAQQWHSLEWGIRILAVAIIPVAVSVHTIVSWDFAMTQTPGWKSTIFGPYFVVGAIFSGIAVLMIAMALLRRGLALERFLTDRVFNNLGLLFVTMSLVWGYFTFAEHLTVWYSGDLFEKNVHHVLLHGDFAVPFWTMVVVNLVIPVAVLSFPRGRRPLPTALVGCGVLVGMWLERFLIVVPALSTPRLAYSIGDYLPSWVELGIMIGAIGVFACLYFTFTQLLPIVSVWEMREGWRHAGSGGESGQTSEPAPRSPSPSPVPGGGAA, encoded by the coding sequence GTGACGAGCGAAGTCCAGGCCTCGGCCAAGGCCCTCGACGGCGAGTTGCTTGGCCGCCTCGACCGGCGGCGTCCGGGCCTGCTCGTCGGCTCGCTCGCCAGCGGCGCCCTGGTCCTGGTGTTCCTCTATTGCTGGGGCTACCAGATCACGAACGGCATCGGCGTCACCGGCATCAACCGGCCGGTGTTCTGGGGCTTCTACATCATCAACTTCGTCTTCTGGATCGGCATCAGCCACGCGGGCACGCTGATCTCGGCGATCCTGCGGGTGACGAAGGCGGAGTGGCGGCGGCCGGTCACGCGTTCGGCCGAGGCGATCACCCTGTTCGCGCTCGCGATCGGCGGCCTCTTCCCGCTGATCCACCTCGGCCGGGTGGCGATCTTCTACTACATGATCCCGTACCCGAACAGCCGGATGCTGTGGCCGAACTTCCGCTCGCCGCTGGTGTGGGACATCGCCGCGATCACGACCTACATCATCGGCAGTGCCCTCTACCTGTTCCTGCCGCTGATCCCGGACGCGGCGGTCATGCGGGATCGCGCGGCGGCCGGTCTCAAGAAACGCTTCTACGCGGTTCTGGCGCTCGGCTGGCGCGGCACCGCGCAGCAGTGGCACAGCCTGGAGTGGGGGATCCGGATTCTGGCGGTCGCGATCATTCCAGTGGCCGTCTCGGTCCACACGATCGTGTCCTGGGACTTCGCGATGACCCAGACGCCGGGCTGGAAGAGCACGATCTTCGGGCCGTACTTCGTCGTCGGGGCGATCTTCTCGGGGATCGCGGTGCTGATGATCGCGATGGCGCTGCTCCGGCGCGGCCTCGCGCTCGAGCGCTTCCTGACCGACCGGGTGTTCAACAACCTGGGGCTCCTGTTCGTGACGATGTCCCTGGTCTGGGGCTACTTCACGTTCGCCGAGCACCTGACCGTCTGGTACAGCGGCGATCTGTTCGAGAAGAACGTGCACCATGTGTTGCTGCACGGCGACTTCGCGGTCCCGTTCTGGACGATGGTCGTGGTCAACCTCGTGATTCCGGTCGCCGTGCTCTCCTTCCCGCGGGGGCGGCGGCCGCTGCCGACTGCCCTGGTCGGCTGCGGCGTGCTGGTCGGCATGTGGCTCGAACGGTTCCTGATCGTCGTGCCGGCCCTGTCGACGCCGCGGCTGGCCTACAGCATCGGCGACTACCTGCCAAGCTGGGTGGAGCTCGGGATCATGATCGGTGCGATCGGCGTCTTCGCCTGCCTGTACTTCACCTTCACCCAGTTGCTGCCGATCGTCTCCGTGTGGGAGATGCGGGAAGGCTGGCGGCACGCGGGGAGTGGCGGCGAGAGCGGGCAGACTTCCGAGCCCGCGCCGAGGTCTCCCTCTCCGTCACCGGTGCCGGGAGGAGGGGCTGCATGA
- a CDS encoding cytochrome c3 family protein, with protein sequence MYPSGAWPHCRCAGPLAGIWILGLALVACGPRQNLPTPEQPIAYDHQVHIEAGLECTRCHRGAEEGVHAGMPSVQACAGCHRREIPDHPEVQKVLLANENREPILWAKVNVIQDKAMVHFNHRAHARAGIECLTCHGDVATMTVAEPVRNVADMGWCIECHRENEASDDCLACHR encoded by the coding sequence TTGTACCCGTCCGGTGCGTGGCCGCATTGTCGGTGCGCCGGCCCTCTGGCCGGCATCTGGATTCTGGGACTCGCCCTCGTCGCCTGTGGGCCTAGACAGAACCTGCCGACCCCCGAGCAGCCGATCGCCTACGACCACCAGGTCCACATCGAGGCGGGCCTGGAGTGCACCCGTTGCCATCGAGGCGCGGAGGAGGGGGTCCATGCCGGGATGCCTTCCGTTCAGGCCTGCGCCGGCTGTCATCGTCGTGAGATTCCCGACCACCCGGAGGTCCAGAAGGTCCTGCTCGCGAACGAGAACCGCGAGCCGATCCTCTGGGCCAAGGTCAACGTGATCCAGGACAAGGCGATGGTCCACTTCAACCACCGGGCCCATGCCCGCGCCGGCATCGAGTGCCTGACGTGCCACGGCGATGTCGCCACGATGACGGTCGCCGAGCCCGTCCGTAACGTCGCCGACATGGGGTGGTGCATCGAATGCCACCGCGAGAACGAGGCCAGCGACGACTGTCTGGCATGCCATCGGTGA
- a CDS encoding molybdopterin-dependent oxidoreductase, whose protein sequence is MSDSNRPRGEPRVTIGRRDFFKVYAAAGVAVLQGCRRRDEELIASPVRRSTALPGASVWRRSICGQCGAGCEVEVRTVDRLAKKIEGLPEGFINGGGVCALGHSALQELYHPDRVTEPMRRGASGELEPVSWEEALEAAATAIAAAPDSTTVVAGAPSGPLLGLWRRFATAVGAPPPVHWQPADAVVEREAARSVFGESTRPAYDLARADYVLSIGAPFLDGWRSAAHFAGSWAELTADRRGKLVQIEARHSLTAANADDWLPVRPGSEGFFARGLAGLLLGSGTVGEEERAAYEMLYPEAPPDLAATAERCGIDQTRIERLGAELQRSRRPLVMVGGSALDGENGVAAGAAGLALNRLLGAVGREGGVFAGVDFGFEDRLAGDAEAALPSATLADRLTGARNASVVVVAEADPLHGMPGFAAAFEGAATVIALSAFFDDTTSRADLVLPIQTDLERFQAVEPDPVRGIPALLVASPTVAPRGEARHPGDVALALAAAAGSALPWPGFQEAVEASLSDAYIGTRADAEGAGALPASLIAGALNARQFVRRTTDAGGLVGTAEMRRAPAGSSQVDEDGAPAGLPDPAAMPAPVAPEGVESFTLIPFESVKLGDGRGANRPWLQELPDPLSTVMWGSWAEVAATDADRLGVRTGDIVRLTGTAAEIELPAIVLPTVRPGSVGVPVGGGHADYGRYARGRGVNVNSLLDPDRRVAGAGAYARSGVRVRVERLRRPRRAERPVIYGRGLRQAEEIPVGWAPHDGEKA, encoded by the coding sequence ATGAGCGACAGCAACAGGCCGCGCGGCGAACCCCGGGTGACGATCGGCCGGCGCGACTTCTTCAAGGTCTACGCCGCAGCCGGGGTCGCGGTGCTGCAGGGTTGCCGCCGCCGGGACGAAGAGTTGATCGCGTCGCCGGTTCGGCGGAGCACGGCTCTGCCGGGAGCGTCCGTGTGGCGTCGCTCGATCTGTGGACAGTGCGGCGCCGGTTGCGAGGTCGAGGTCCGGACGGTCGACCGACTGGCGAAGAAGATCGAAGGGTTGCCGGAGGGCTTCATCAACGGGGGCGGCGTCTGCGCGCTGGGACACTCGGCGCTGCAGGAGCTGTATCACCCGGACCGGGTGACGGAGCCGATGCGGCGGGGCGCTTCGGGCGAGTTGGAACCGGTCTCGTGGGAGGAAGCGCTGGAAGCAGCGGCGACGGCGATCGCGGCCGCGCCGGATTCGACAACTGTTGTCGCCGGCGCGCCGTCGGGGCCACTCCTTGGCCTGTGGCGGCGGTTCGCGACGGCCGTCGGTGCGCCGCCGCCGGTTCACTGGCAGCCGGCCGACGCGGTTGTCGAGCGTGAAGCGGCCCGTTCGGTCTTCGGGGAGTCGACCCGCCCGGCCTATGACCTCGCCCGAGCCGACTACGTGCTCAGCATCGGGGCGCCCTTCCTCGACGGTTGGCGGAGCGCCGCCCATTTCGCAGGCTCCTGGGCTGAGCTGACCGCCGACCGGCGCGGCAAGCTGGTGCAGATCGAGGCGCGCCACTCGTTGACCGCGGCGAATGCGGACGACTGGCTGCCGGTGCGTCCGGGTAGCGAGGGTTTCTTCGCGCGCGGCCTCGCCGGTCTCCTGCTCGGATCGGGAACGGTCGGGGAGGAGGAGCGCGCGGCCTACGAGATGCTGTATCCCGAAGCACCGCCCGACCTGGCGGCCACCGCCGAACGCTGTGGCATCGACCAGACCCGGATCGAGCGACTCGGCGCCGAACTCCAGCGCAGCCGCCGGCCCCTGGTGATGGTCGGCGGCTCGGCGCTCGACGGTGAGAACGGCGTCGCCGCGGGTGCCGCCGGGCTGGCGCTCAATCGGCTGCTCGGTGCGGTGGGCCGCGAGGGCGGCGTCTTCGCCGGGGTCGACTTCGGCTTCGAAGACCGATTGGCCGGCGATGCCGAAGCGGCCCTGCCGTCGGCGACCCTGGCCGATCGCTTGACCGGGGCGCGGAACGCGAGCGTAGTTGTCGTTGCGGAGGCCGATCCGCTCCACGGGATGCCGGGGTTCGCGGCCGCCTTCGAGGGTGCGGCGACGGTGATTGCGCTCTCTGCGTTCTTCGACGACACGACGTCGCGGGCCGATCTGGTGCTGCCGATTCAGACCGACCTGGAACGCTTCCAGGCGGTGGAGCCGGACCCGGTGCGCGGCATCCCGGCGCTGCTCGTCGCATCGCCGACCGTGGCGCCGCGGGGCGAGGCCCGGCATCCGGGCGACGTGGCCCTGGCGCTCGCGGCGGCCGCAGGCAGCGCGCTGCCCTGGCCAGGTTTCCAGGAGGCCGTCGAGGCCTCGCTCAGCGATGCCTACATCGGGACGAGAGCCGATGCCGAGGGTGCCGGAGCGCTGCCGGCATCCCTGATTGCGGGCGCCCTGAACGCCCGTCAGTTCGTGCGCCGCACGACGGACGCCGGGGGCCTGGTCGGAACGGCGGAGATGCGGCGCGCGCCGGCGGGTTCTTCTCAGGTCGACGAGGACGGCGCGCCTGCCGGGCTACCCGATCCTGCTGCGATGCCGGCGCCAGTAGCGCCAGAGGGGGTGGAGTCCTTCACGCTGATCCCGTTCGAGTCGGTGAAGCTCGGCGACGGCCGCGGCGCGAACCGTCCGTGGCTGCAGGAGTTGCCGGACCCCCTGTCGACCGTGATGTGGGGGTCGTGGGCCGAGGTCGCCGCCACGGACGCGGACCGCCTCGGTGTTCGCACGGGCGACATCGTGCGGCTGACCGGTACCGCGGCCGAGATCGAACTGCCGGCGATCGTGCTGCCGACCGTGCGACCCGGTTCGGTCGGTGTGCCGGTTGGCGGCGGTCACGCGGACTACGGCCGCTACGCCCGTGGCCGGGGCGTCAACGTGAACTCGCTACTCGATCCGGACCGCCGGGTCGCTGGCGCCGGCGCGTACGCGCGGAGCGGTGTGCGGGTGCGGGTCGAGCGGCTGCGCCGGCCTCGCCGCGCCGAGCGGCCGGTGATCTACGGCCGCGGCCTGCGCCAGGCCGAGGAAATTCCGGTCGGCTGGGCGCCGCACGATGGAGAGAAGGCATGA
- a CDS encoding ATP-grasp domain-containing protein produces the protein MITRLLVANRAEIARRIFRSAREMGIATVAVYADGDADAPFAAEADEAIALEGRSSVETYLDIGKVLAAAARTGADAVHPGYGFLSENADFARAVTDAGLIWVGPSPKAIAAMGDKLSAKELMRKADVPTLQAVELDEGADLAAAAAEVGFPALVKAAAGGGGRGMRVVESEDELAEAVEGARREAEAAFGDGTVFLERWLASSRHVEIQILGDLQGNLVHCFERECSIQRRHQKIIEEAPSPVVSEELRARMGAAAVAAGQAIGYSSAGTVEFLVEQPADGSAPTDFWFLEVNTRLQVEHPVTEEITGLDLVREQLRVAQGEVLGFAQEDLAIRGHAIEARLYAEDPANDFLPQTGRIERWQPASGSNARFDSGIESGSDVGIEFDPMLAKVIVGAATRREAALRLARVLETTRVQGIRTNRDFLVATLRSPEYLAGDTTTDFIERVAPQPLRQPSADEVVAAGICVAMAAQHDRRQTARIHPTIVTGWRNTVMPYERAEFEIAASETLRVQYRIQRDGRFDTRATVGDGEPSRHAVEFHRRTEDGVELVIDGRRFRSTVTPDGDRWLVHGPRGDVELKELPRFPVAGLEAVAGGLTAPMPGKVISTHVTVGDRVESGQLLLVLEAMKMEHRVTAPEPGTVSEFRVGEGEQVGNGELLVVIDEDAA, from the coding sequence ATGATCACGCGGCTCCTGGTCGCCAACAGGGCGGAGATCGCGCGGCGGATCTTCCGCTCCGCGCGCGAAATGGGCATCGCGACGGTCGCGGTCTATGCCGACGGTGACGCCGATGCGCCCTTCGCGGCCGAGGCCGATGAAGCGATTGCGCTCGAGGGGCGGTCGTCAGTCGAGACCTACCTGGACATCGGCAAGGTGCTGGCCGCGGCCGCCCGCACCGGCGCCGACGCGGTTCATCCCGGCTACGGCTTCCTGTCCGAGAACGCGGACTTCGCCCGGGCGGTTACCGACGCCGGCCTGATCTGGGTCGGCCCGTCACCCAAGGCGATCGCCGCGATGGGAGACAAGCTCTCGGCCAAGGAGTTGATGCGCAAGGCGGACGTGCCCACGCTTCAGGCCGTCGAACTCGACGAAGGCGCCGACCTGGCCGCGGCGGCGGCGGAAGTCGGCTTCCCGGCCCTGGTCAAGGCCGCGGCGGGTGGCGGCGGCCGCGGCATGCGGGTGGTCGAGTCAGAAGACGAGCTGGCCGAAGCCGTCGAGGGCGCGCGCCGCGAGGCGGAGGCCGCGTTCGGCGACGGCACCGTGTTCCTCGAACGCTGGCTTGCCTCCTCGCGGCACGTCGAGATCCAGATCCTGGGCGATCTGCAGGGCAACCTCGTGCACTGCTTCGAGCGCGAGTGCTCGATCCAGCGGCGCCACCAGAAGATCATCGAGGAGGCGCCCTCGCCGGTCGTGAGCGAGGAACTGCGGGCCCGTATGGGCGCAGCCGCGGTGGCCGCCGGCCAGGCGATCGGCTACAGCTCGGCGGGGACGGTGGAGTTCCTGGTCGAGCAGCCGGCGGATGGTTCCGCTCCGACGGACTTCTGGTTCCTGGAGGTGAACACCCGCCTGCAGGTCGAGCACCCGGTCACCGAGGAGATCACCGGACTCGACCTGGTCCGGGAGCAGTTGCGGGTGGCGCAGGGCGAGGTGCTCGGATTCGCCCAGGAGGATCTGGCCATTCGCGGCCACGCGATTGAAGCGCGGCTCTACGCCGAGGATCCGGCGAACGACTTCCTGCCCCAGACCGGGCGGATCGAGCGCTGGCAGCCGGCCTCCGGATCGAACGCGCGCTTCGACTCGGGCATAGAAAGCGGCAGCGACGTCGGCATCGAGTTCGATCCGATGCTGGCCAAGGTCATCGTCGGCGCGGCGACGCGACGCGAGGCCGCGCTCCGGCTCGCCCGGGTGCTCGAGACGACGCGGGTTCAGGGGATTCGGACCAACCGGGACTTCCTGGTGGCGACACTTCGCTCACCCGAGTATCTGGCCGGCGACACGACGACCGACTTCATCGAGAGGGTGGCGCCGCAGCCACTGCGGCAGCCGTCGGCCGACGAGGTGGTCGCCGCGGGAATCTGCGTCGCGATGGCCGCTCAGCACGACCGCAGGCAGACGGCGCGGATCCATCCGACGATCGTGACCGGCTGGCGCAACACGGTGATGCCCTACGAGCGGGCCGAGTTCGAGATCGCCGCCAGCGAAACGCTTCGGGTCCAGTACCGGATCCAGCGCGACGGCCGGTTCGATACGCGCGCCACGGTCGGCGACGGCGAGCCGAGCCGGCATGCGGTCGAGTTCCATCGACGGACGGAGGATGGCGTCGAACTCGTCATCGACGGCCGCAGGTTCCGGTCGACCGTGACGCCGGATGGCGACCGCTGGCTCGTGCACGGTCCGCGCGGCGATGTCGAACTGAAGGAACTGCCCCGTTTCCCGGTCGCCGGGTTGGAAGCGGTCGCCGGCGGTCTGACGGCGCCGATGCCGGGCAAGGTGATCTCGACCCACGTCACGGTTGGAGATCGGGTCGAATCGGGTCAACTCCTCCTGGTTCTGGAAGCGATGAAGATGGAGCACCGCGTGACGGCGCCGGAGCCGGGCACGGTCTCGGAGTTCCGGGTTGGCGAGGGCGAGCAGGTGGGGAACGGCGAGTTGCTCGTGGTCATCGACGAGGATGCGGCCTAA
- a CDS encoding 4Fe-4S dicluster domain-containing protein, which translates to MTRWGMAIDLDRCTGCEACVVACAAENNIQTVGEEQAREGRAMHWLRIERYYEGEFPNVRTRFMPVLCQQCGAAPCEPVCPVYATYHNPEGLNAMVYSRCIGTRFCANNCPYTVRVFNWFDAEFPAPLDSQLNPDVSVRPGGVMEKCTFCVQRIQAGKDEAAQEERDVADGDVKTACQQSCPTKAIAFGDLEDPDSEVSRWAESPRAFSLLGDLDTRPGVVYLSGTEWREPAE; encoded by the coding sequence ATGACGCGCTGGGGCATGGCCATCGATCTCGACCGCTGCACCGGCTGCGAGGCCTGCGTCGTCGCCTGCGCTGCCGAGAACAACATCCAGACCGTCGGCGAGGAACAGGCGCGCGAGGGCCGGGCGATGCACTGGCTGCGGATCGAGCGCTACTACGAGGGCGAGTTCCCCAACGTCCGCACCCGCTTCATGCCCGTGCTCTGCCAGCAATGCGGCGCCGCTCCCTGCGAACCGGTCTGCCCGGTCTACGCCACGTACCACAACCCGGAAGGGTTGAACGCGATGGTGTACAGCCGCTGCATCGGCACGCGGTTCTGCGCGAACAACTGTCCTTACACGGTGCGGGTCTTCAACTGGTTCGACGCCGAGTTCCCGGCGCCGCTCGATTCCCAGTTGAACCCCGACGTGAGCGTCCGCCCCGGCGGCGTGATGGAGAAGTGCACCTTCTGCGTCCAGCGCATTCAGGCCGGCAAGGACGAGGCGGCCCAGGAAGAGCGTGACGTCGCGGACGGCGATGTGAAGACAGCTTGCCAGCAGTCGTGCCCGACGAAGGCGATCGCGTTCGGCGATCTCGAGGATCCGGACAGCGAGGTGTCGAGGTGGGCCGAGTCGCCGCGAGCCTTCAGCCTGCTCGGCGATCTTGATACGCGGCCGGGAGTCGTCTACCTGAGCGGTACGGAGTGGCGGGAGCCGGCGGAGTGA